In Candidatus Nomurabacteria bacterium, the following proteins share a genomic window:
- a CDS encoding 30S ribosomal protein S5, producing the protein MSETKQQEATTDSVSEAEVATVASTDAPAVPESGEKGTERNGRGRRGQGGNERRGQRRPRRGGRPERVRPEFDQKIISIRRVTRVMAGGRRFSFSVSMVIGDKKGKVGVGIGKAGDTQLAIEKAVRDAKKNMIVVTMNKDSHIPHDVHTKYASSEVMIMPAPGRGLVAGSSVRTVLEHAGVKDVTAKIFSRSKNKLNNARAAIEALKLLRKN; encoded by the coding sequence ATGTCAGAAACAAAACAGCAGGAAGCTACAACTGACTCAGTGTCAGAAGCAGAAGTGGCAACAGTCGCTTCGACCGATGCACCAGCTGTGCCTGAATCAGGAGAAAAAGGAACTGAACGAAACGGGCGCGGGCGCAGAGGTCAAGGAGGAAACGAAAGACGAGGTCAGCGTCGTCCCAGGCGTGGTGGTCGCCCAGAGAGGGTTCGCCCAGAATTTGATCAAAAAATTATCAGTATCCGTCGAGTTACTCGTGTGATGGCCGGTGGTCGTCGCTTCAGTTTTTCAGTGTCGATGGTGATTGGTGATAAGAAAGGTAAGGTTGGTGTTGGTATCGGTAAGGCTGGTGATACACAGCTAGCTATTGAAAAGGCGGTACGCGACGCTAAGAAGAACATGATTGTGGTGACTATGAACAAAGATAGTCATATTCCCCACGATGTACATACTAAGTATGCATCTAGTGAGGTGATGATTATGCCGGCTCCCGGTCGTGGGTTGGTGGCTGGATCTTCAGTGCGTACCGTACTCGAACACGCTGGAGTGAAGGATGTTACTGCAAAAATCTTTTCACGCAGTAAGAACAAACTTAACAACGCTCGTGCTGCAATCGAAGCACTTAAACTTCTAAGAAAAAACTAG